DNA from Prunus persica cultivar Lovell chromosome G6, Prunus_persica_NCBIv2, whole genome shotgun sequence:
CATCGGATAATCTATTAATTATCTGCTTAATTAATATCATCCGTGTTTTATTAGATTGCATTGCATCACGTATGCATACAATATCAATATCACCTTCATATGACGTCGATATTGCCCACATTATTGTCTCATTATtccaatatatattaattaaatacttTCAAACTCATAGATATTCATCTCATCTCCACCACCTGCTTGTATGGTTTGTTGCCACAAGTGTGTGAGAATTGtggttgaaattgaataaaGGGAGCCGAAGAAAAGAAACTGATGGAAATATTAATGTCGATAGCAAAAGGAGGGTACTAGGGTGGATGAAATATTTAAGCCAATTAATGATATGTAACAAGAAGTGATCCAGAGGAGAGGAGAGTGAATGAGGATGAATAGCAAGCATTAATAAATCAATCAATGCTGCGGACAAACCATTTTTCACCCAAAATTTGAGTGAGGGCTGAAGCTAAGCTGCCACTTTGTTAATCAATCACCAGTCGAActgtaaattttataattacaacCATCATTGAATTTGTTTGACATTTGAGTGCTTGAGAGTTGAGTTGAGAGAGGAAACACATATTTTGTTCAATTAAGGAACCTCAAGTAAGATATTCTGTTTGATAATATGCGGAAGATGAAAGAATACAAGGTGGCTCAGTTatcctctatatatatatgtatatatatatatatatatatatctttattACGATGGTGGTGACAGCTGTAGTGGTAGTGATGGAGATGCCAATGGtgacggtggtggtggtgggggtggtggtgatggcaGTGATGGTGACTGAAATGGCAGCGACGGCGGTGGTGCTGATGAGTTTGATGATGGAGATGGCTGCAGTGGTGGCAACATTGGCGTCtctggaggaggaggaggaggtatTAAGGCGAAATGGCCACGAGGACGATTAAACAGAGGTGGCGGCGGCGGAGATCGAAAGCGACTGGGTATCATAGAAGAAGCTGCTgttgcttctgcttctgcttcagAATCAGAGGCCTTCACCCTCTCTTTAAAACCTGATCCTGCTACTGGGAGTCCCACACCCACATTAATCAACAACACTAATAaactcaccaccaccaacaacaaaTATGAAACACTAACACCCATTTGGATGGAGCTCTGTTGCAAATGGAGTATGTATCATCTACTTTATATGTATCTATGGACTATGGGGTTTGCTGCTTGCTCCTGCTcgatttatataaataaaacaagtatCATGTGGTGTACTCGTGTCCGTCAGAAGATAcacatttcaattcaattaatatCCACCCACTCCAATCGATATAAATAATACTTggaaaacacaaacacaagaagaagaaaaaagaacatatTGCATTTACTTCAAATTTGACAATCATGCAGTTACCTACCTCATCCATCCCCCTAAACTAACATCAAGATCTACCCAGTATACATATTACATATACAATAAAATGCAGGCcgtgtagaaaagcattccaATTTGACATAACAGCTTGGTGCTGCAAACGAAAGGGTCATATTTTGCAACAGAGTTCCACCTTCCAAGAATATATGAATCTCATGACGGCTTCAGTGCTCTCACCGCCGCAGCAAAAATCTAAAATTCATTGACAAAAGTCTTCAGGTCAGGCAATTCACAAATGGCTATTATTACACTCCACTAATTGACAGTAGTACATCAAGAGTTTCAACATATGCACAATAAAACAATTGAAAGAAGATGGCATCACAAGCGCCACTTATTACCAGGTTTATTATTGTATCCTGACCATCAATATTAGGTTACATCAAATAGGATCCAAATTAGGTGACTAGAGCTAGCCAACGCTTAATAAACCCACAGCTGACAAATATCAGATGAAAAGGCCTATTTTCCACTTTGAGGAGCCTTTTGTTTTCAACCAAGAGGGCTTTCGGGCATTGGATCCTCACCAATGTTTGCATTACTCATGCGGACGGTCTCTCTTCCGCTTCATGTGCTCCCCTCTAGGTGAAATGCTGCCCTACCGATGCATTGTTTTACAAACCAAAGTAAGAATTCTATTATAGTTCTGTCTTCACTCCACAACCAGATATATTCTATGCAGCCTTGTAATGCCTTTTGGTTAAAATGACCCAACCTCAAATCAAATACTACATACAGCTacacaaaatacaaaaccagatttcacaaataaaataattcaaatctgattttttaattCCCGAAACAGGGGAACAGAATGAACTAGAACAAAGGACATTATTGTACTGCAAGCAGTGGAATTATGCAATAAGAAAATATGTTCATAAGGAAGGTGAAGAAGGAATTAAGTTACAAGTATAGACTCAAAATCAGCTTGCAGTAGAGCATCAAAGAGCACAACTGATGCAGTACCGCAGCAAAATAGCACACAAACTTATGTCCCAAAATTGTCATATTTCAGCTTGTATGACGTGTCAAAGTCATgcataaaaatcaaattacaaTGAAACTAGAccttataaaatattaaactaCATTGACTTCACACACAATTCTTATAATGGAATCAAAGTGTGCATGCACTTGTTTCAGGTATACTACAAAACTGAGAGAAAAAAGTGCATACCTTAGAAGGTGCACCAGGATGAGGTCTCAAACCTCCAGAAGAAGGTTGACTGGGGCGGGTGATTTCCTCATACTTAATGGGACTTATTTTCTCCTTGTTATTTGATGTTAATGCCCCCTTATTAGAGGTCTCACTTAAGTTAGCAGATGGCGTTGTATCCTCTTCAAAAGATTCACTCTTTAATGGAAGTGTCCTTACAGATTGTGCTGTATTAGTTTGGGGAGTTGTTTCAAGATCTTGAACTTTCTTGGAGAACTGTGTAGCTGCTGCTCGTGCACCAGCTATGGCCGCTGTGAGACTTGAAGATCTCTCCAGTTCAGAAGTTCTAGTTTCTGGGACATTTGCAGAGATAGACCCTGGTTTCAACGAAAATGGATCTTGTGGATTTGGAAGTAAAAATTTTACTGGAAGGGGACCTTCAACCGGGGTAAGACCTCTAATAGCAGCTTCATATATCTGAGACAGGTAAATAAGTTAGATCCACTACAAAATATactcacagagagagagagagagagagagagagagagagagagagagagagagagagagtatgcACCTTCTTTTCCAAGTTATAAACACCTTGGTACCCACGCATCTCAAACGGAATTAACAATTTCTGCATTAATCAGATCAACAAAAgctttattatataaaatggtTACTTCTTCAAATCACAGGAGTAGCCAGAAATGGACCAGTGTGAAAATACACACCTGTGGCTGCTCGCAAAGCCAACATAAATCAGTTTGTGCTTCCAGCCTCACCTGCATATGAACAGTCAAAGCTTAATCAACACAGTCTTGGAGCCCATGAAATCATTACCTTGCTAtattatgaaataaaaaggTCATAAGTAAATAGGTAGCCCACCCCTTCAGGTACCATCTCCCAGCATGCTAGTTCTTCACGTCTAACACATCCAACCACTTCAACACACCCTATGTCAAAGATGAAACTGAATGTCAAAATTTGtgtgcatgagagagagatatagacgaagaaagagaaacataATATCCAAAGAAACTTcagtatttttatataatagaATTATGGAATTATTAACAAAACATGGAGTCATAAACCAAAAGCACAAGATGTCTACAAGAGAAACCCACCTAGGAAAGCACGACAAAGAACGTTTAAAACAACCGTCATAAAAGCTATACAGAACAGAAGTTTTACTATGGAAGTATTTTGCCATCCCCCCACCTCTCAAAAAAAGGGAAGTAAAGAAACAGCCTCAGTAAAACATCTTAGAATAAAGAGACTTCAAACTTTAGCTGCAAAAGTTTCCAAAAGGCTACGTATTCCTGAGCTTAATAATTGATTCACATGCAAATATGTTAGCAACACAACTTGAACCAGCCGACTCAAAATCCAGTTGGTATAAGCATGACGTCTGAGGGTGCCTTTGGGTATTTTCATCCTTTCTTTCCAGTTATCTGATTGATCTTAACATCCCCAAATTTGTGCACACAAGGAACGTGCATCACAAAAAGTACCAAACTTGGAATACCTAAAAGTCTTGAAACTGGATAATACTCTGGAAATTTAAGATCAGCGATTCCATCCACTGCATAAATTTCCCTGTAGAAGTCCTCCATTGCTTTGATTGTAGCCTCATCAGGAACCTTACTAGCGGCATGAATCCAAAGGCGCCCTTCAGAATACAAATTCAAGGCTTTAGAAAAAGGCTCATCTCAAAGTTCAAAATTATAATGGCAATGAATATAATCATAATAACAAGagcaccccaaaaaaaaaaacaaaaaaaacaaaaagatcaaAATTGAAGAGCAAAAAACCAATTTAACAACAGTAATGCTTGATAATCCTACATTaaactttttccttttaaagaataaaaagagaagattGATATCCCACTAAGTAGTTTAAACGTTCAGCGGACAATTCAGCGAGTTAAccaaaaaatccaatcttttgcacaaaatcaaatgcttacaaactaaaaaattagCAGCTTACTTAAAGTTTTCTACTTGTTCAGTTcccaatatataaaatatttctaaCACTCAATATTCTCACCCTCTCCTTTTCCACTCTTTCCCAGCTAGCAAATAGACCACATTCTCAAAAGTTCAAAGCTTAATACTTCCACGGCAAAGATGATGCGACTAAAACCAAACGGGTATCGAAAGTTCGAACTGAATTAAGAGGTTTTAAGGTTCAAACCTCTAATAGGAGCGGCCCATGTCCGGCCTTCGATGCGCTTGATACCATAAACCAGCAAAGAAGCCCATGGCTGGTGCATAGTCAAACATGGGTTTCTGTAATTCCCAGAAGAATGCCCTCTCCTCATCTCTGCTTCTTTGATTCTTTAGAAGGGACAGGCAGTTTGATTCTCTCGCTGCTAATTGTTTCCGAGAATCTCCGATAAACTTATTAGTTACAAGactgattttgatgagtcaatAATTAGGAAAGccttcttttttcatgttttaggCGACAGCAGACAAGACTAAATTGGGAAAATCACATGTAGGGGTTGTTTTCGTAGGTATgcttattttttggttttaacctatagttttttgtttttattttttttttctccttttggtttttaacctattcaattttctttttaagctTATTTATTGTAGTGCTCCTTAAAACATCGGTCAAATCTCATTTTACAGGCACAAAGTTAAGGTGGTCCACTTTCATCCCTTGACAAAGGTTTGATGACTCACTTTACCCCTGTTGTCAACTCCATCCAAAATTTTACTAAATTTAATAACGTGGCAGgaatatttttgtaatttcataCACATGAATTATTAAACTAATTAAGTGGGTGAGGTGGATATCACATGGAATTAAAACTTAattaaaagattttaaatcaaaatatataaaataataattaaaaaatctagaaaaattaaccaaacaaaattcaaaaacaaaccCATGCC
Protein-coding regions in this window:
- the LOC18773203 gene encoding uncharacterized protein LOC18773203 isoform X3, which encodes MRRGHSSGNYRNPCLTMHQPWASLLVYGIKRIEGRTWAAPIRGRLWIHAASKVPDEATIKAMEDFYREIYAVDGIADLKFPEYYPVSRLLGCVEVVGCVRREELACWEMVPEGVRLEAQTDLCWLCEQPQKLLIPFEMRGYQGVYNLEKKIYEAAIRGLTPVEGPLPVKFLLPNPQDPFSLKPGSISANVPETRTSELERSSSLTAAIAGARAAATQFSKKVQDLETTPQTNTAQSVRTLPLKSESFEEDTTPSANLSETSNKGALTSNNKEKISPIKYEEITRPSQPSSGGLRPHPGAPSKHFT
- the LOC109949765 gene encoding pollen-specific leucine-rich repeat extensin-like protein 1, yielding MGVSVSYLLLVVVSLLVLLINVGVGLPVAGSGFKERVKASDSEAEAEATAASSMIPSRFRSPPPPPLFNRPRGHFALIPPPPPPETPMLPPLQPSPSSNSSAPPPSLPFQSPSLPSPPPPPPPPSPLASPSLPLQLSPPS
- the LOC18773203 gene encoding uncharacterized protein LOC18773203 isoform X1; translation: MRRGHSSGNYRNPCLTMHQPWASLLVYGIKRIEGRTWAAPIRGRLWIHAASKVPDEATIKAMEDFYREIYAVDGIADLKFPEYYPVSRLLGCVEVVGCVRREELACWEMVPEGVRLEAQTDLCWLCEQPQKLLIPFEMRGYQGVYNLEKKIYEAAIRGLTPVEGPLPVKFLLPNPQDPFSLKPGSISANVPETRTSELERSSSLTAAIAGARAAATQFSKKVQDLETTPQTNTAQSVRTLPLKSESFEEDTTPSANLSETSNKGALTSNNKEKISPIKYEEITRPSQPSSGGLRPHPGAPSKGSISPRGEHMKRKRDRPHE
- the LOC18773203 gene encoding uncharacterized protein LOC18773203 isoform X2, with the protein product MRRGHSSGNYRNPCLTMHQPWASLLVYGIKRIEGRTWAAPIRGRLWIHAASKVPDEATIKAMEDFYREIYAVDGIADLKFPEYYPVSRLLGCVEVVGCVRREELACWEMVPEGVRLEAQTDLCWLCEQPQKLLIPFEMRGYQGVYNLEKKIYEAAIRGLTPVEGPLPVKFLLPNPQDPFSLKPGSISANVPETRTSELERSSSLTAAIAGARAAATQFSKKVQDLETTPQTNTAQSVRTLPLKSESFEEDTTPSANLSETSNKGALTSNNKEKISPIKYEEITRPSQPSSGGLRPHPGAPSKIFAAAVRALKPS